The window TACGCGATCAGCTTGTTGAATTTCTTCCCAAGCCCGTTCAATACCAATTCGTTCTACTTCATTAGATGCTTCTCGTAAACCGGCAGTATCGATGATGTGCAATGGCATGCCATCGATGTGGATGTGTTCGCGTAGCACATCACGTGTTGTGCCAGCAATATCGGTAACAATCGCGGAATCTTTGCCTGATAACGCATTCAGTAAGCTCGATTTACCTGCATTAGGGCGACCCGCGATAACCACTTTCATCCCTTCGCGAATAATTGACCCTTGGTTCGCTTCACGACGTACAGCTTCGAGGTTATCAATGATGCCGTGTAAGTCATTACTCACTTTTCCATCAGACAAGAAGTCAATTTCTTCTTCTGGAAAGTCGATAGCAGCTTCAACATAAATACGCAGGTGGATGACGGCTTCCACCAGCTCATTCACTTTGGTTGAAAATGCTCCTTGAAGAGATCTAAAGGCACTTTTAGCCGCTTCCTCTGAACTGGCATCAATTAAGTCTGCAATAGCCTCTGCTTGGGCTAAATCAAGCTTATCGTTCATGAAGGCGCGTTCTGAGAACTCTCCTGGGCGGGCAGGGCGAATGCCTTCAAGTTTTAAGATACGACGAATCATCATATCCATCAGTACTGGGCCGCCGTGCCCTTGTAGTTCAAGAACATCTTCGCCAGTGAAGGAGTTAGGACCTTTAAAAAAGAGTGCGATGCCCTGATCCAGAGCGCTGCCATCTTCATTTTTAAAAGGGAGGTATTCGGCGTAACGGGTT is drawn from Photobacterium profundum SS9 and contains these coding sequences:
- the mnmE gene encoding tRNA uridine-5-carboxymethylaminomethyl(34) synthesis GTPase MnmE, which produces MNEYTDTIVAQATPPGRGGVGIIRVSGPKAKEVALAVAGRELKTRYAEYLPFKNEDGSALDQGIALFFKGPNSFTGEDVLELQGHGGPVLMDMMIRRILKLEGIRPARPGEFSERAFMNDKLDLAQAEAIADLIDASSEEAAKSAFRSLQGAFSTKVNELVEAVIHLRIYVEAAIDFPEEEIDFLSDGKVSNDLHGIIDNLEAVRREANQGSIIREGMKVVIAGRPNAGKSSLLNALSGKDSAIVTDIAGTTRDVLREHIHIDGMPLHIIDTAGLREASNEVERIGIERAWEEIQQADRVLFMVDGTTTNDTDPKDIWPDFIERLPESMGLTVIRNKVELTGEAAGICHVNNPPLIRLSARTGEGIDSLREHLKDCMGFSGTTEGGFMARRRHLEALEQAAQHLEIGKEQLEGFMAGEILAEELRLAQQHLSEITGEFTSDDLLGRIFTSFCIGK